In Candidatus Bathyarchaeia archaeon, the following are encoded in one genomic region:
- a CDS encoding thiamine pyrophosphate-binding protein, with product MDSTPVIIFTGQQPLTHLGKGAFQEINHTAIFSPITKWSTMLVKPEKAIEVMRESFKATTWGRPGPVHIDLPLDVQNQSVECSEEEIAKEVSAALSPPKPYGDPYAISKALKLLVESSKPVIIAGGGVYYSSRASKEIRELAEYLNVPVATTFNGRGSFPEDHPLSIGRIGIHSSSLADRVLAESDLIIAVGCRFAALSTREWRNISPAARLIHIDIDLMVIGRNYPVEIGIVGDAKTVLSQLLNLAKSLHDLGREKRAEWLKFIECAREE from the coding sequence ATTGATAGTACACCAGTAATAATTTTTACTGGACAGCAACCCCTAACCCATCTTGGTAAGGGAGCTTTCCAAGAGATTAATCATACCGCTATATTCTCACCTATAACAAAGTGGTCGACCATGCTGGTTAAACCTGAAAAAGCCATCGAGGTAATGAGGGAGTCTTTTAAGGCTACCACATGGGGCAGACCTGGACCAGTGCATATAGATTTACCGCTAGATGTTCAAAACCAATCCGTAGAATGTAGTGAGGAGGAGATTGCTAAGGAGGTTTCGGCTGCTCTTTCTCCACCTAAACCTTATGGGGATCCATACGCCATAAGTAAAGCGCTTAAACTTCTCGTAGAATCTTCCAAACCGGTTATTATAGCTGGTGGAGGCGTATATTATTCCAGCCGGGCATCTAAGGAGATTAGGGAATTAGCCGAATATCTAAATGTTCCTGTTGCTACAACATTTAATGGTAGGGGATCATTCCCTGAGGATCACCCCTTATCTATTGGCAGAATTGGCATCCATTCTTCATCATTGGCTGATAGGGTTTTAGCCGAATCTGATTTAATAATAGCTGTTGGATGCAGGTTCGCTGCCTTAAGCACTAGGGAATGGAGAAACATAAGCCCAGCTGCCAGACTCATTCATATAGATATAGATCTGATGGTTATTGGCAGAAATTATCCCGTTGAAATCGGCATTGTCGGCGATGCAAAGACTGTTCTATCTCAATTATTAAATCTCGCGAAGAGTCTTCACGATTTAGGAAGAGAGAAGCGTGCAGAGTGGCTTAAATTTATAGAGTGCGCTAGGGAGGAGTAG
- a CDS encoding thiamine pyrophosphate-dependent enzyme — MFTLDAGNNKLWSSTFLEIYEPNTWIQSGCFGPMGYAIPAAIACRLALKGNSRDVIAICGDGGFYMSMHEISTAIQENAPILICIFNDQALGTIKHQQRNFYGGRLISVNLKNPSFADIAESFGCHGISVERPEHLSSALSDGLKYLRMGETTILDINIDGEEALPP; from the coding sequence ATCTTTACATTAGATGCTGGAAACAATAAATTATGGTCCTCAACATTCCTAGAAATTTATGAGCCGAACACATGGATACAGTCCGGTTGCTTCGGACCGATGGGTTATGCTATACCAGCTGCAATAGCATGCAGATTAGCTCTTAAAGGAAATAGTAGGGATGTTATCGCCATATGTGGTGACGGCGGCTTCTATATGAGCATGCATGAGATCTCAACAGCAATACAAGAGAATGCGCCAATACTGATATGTATTTTCAACGATCAAGCGCTGGGAACAATAAAACATCAGCAAAGGAACTTTTACGGTGGAAGACTCATCTCAGTTAACCTAAAGAACCCAAGCTTCGCAGATATAGCCGAGTCCTTCGGCTGCCATGGGATAAGCGTTGAGAGACCGGAGCATCTTAGCTCAGCGCTTTCGGATGGTCTAAAATATCTTAGAATGGGCGAGACAACAATTCTGGATATCAATATTGATGGTGAAGAAGCTCTTCCGCCATAA
- a CDS encoding SAM-dependent chlorinase/fluorinase: protein MRKRPIITLLTDFGLIDSYVAEIKAVILSICPETYIIDISHNIRKFDIKMGSFLLMRASKFFPKGTIHVAIVDPEVGGERRPIMVECERNLYVGPDNGLLIPSARREGIKHIYVIENPKYMLKEISRTFHGRDIFGPAAAYLAKGVPPSEFGREIFDPIVPSFAEPKVYGDFIEGEVIHIDNFGNIITNITYDYLRSLGIKEGSLLGVRLKDKDLRLKLCSAYSEAEINMPLLIVGSADFLEISVNRGNASKFFGVRTDEKIIIYKISE from the coding sequence TTGCGCAAGCGCCCAATAATCACATTACTCACAGACTTCGGTTTAATAGACTCTTATGTTGCTGAAATTAAGGCAGTTATACTCTCAATATGTCCAGAGACTTACATTATTGATATAAGCCATAATATTAGAAAATTCGATATCAAAATGGGTTCATTCCTTCTTATGCGCGCCTCAAAATTCTTTCCTAAGGGGACAATACACGTGGCCATCGTTGATCCAGAAGTTGGCGGAGAGAGACGCCCAATAATGGTTGAGTGTGAAAGAAACCTCTATGTTGGCCCAGATAATGGTCTTCTAATACCATCAGCCCGAAGGGAGGGTATAAAGCACATCTATGTTATAGAAAACCCAAAATATATGCTGAAGGAAATATCAAGAACATTCCATGGGAGAGATATATTTGGACCAGCTGCAGCATACTTAGCTAAAGGTGTTCCACCATCAGAGTTCGGTCGGGAAATATTTGATCCAATAGTACCTAGTTTTGCTGAGCCCAAGGTTTATGGGGACTTTATTGAGGGAGAAGTTATACATATAGATAACTTTGGAAACATAATCACCAATATTACATATGATTATTTAAGATCACTTGGTATTAAGGAGGGCAGTTTACTAGGCGTGCGATTAAAAGATAAAGATTTAAGGCTAAAATTATGTTCAGCCTACAGCGAAGCCGAAATAAACATGCCTCTATTAATAGTTGGAAGTGCCGATTTTCTCGAAATCTCAGTTAATCGGGGTAATGCATCAAAATTTTTTGGTGTTAGGACGGATGAAAAGATAATTATTTATAAGATATCCGAGTAG
- a CDS encoding alpha/beta fold hydrolase, which produces MIKRIYLLFFCLSVISFLMVSGVSTDSKDFRKYYEYDKSLPLNVHEEVIEDKGNYKLIKVYFDSVNNERVPGLLMLPKRDEKIPCVIFLHGYGGSKDDIRGVADLVAREGYGLMAIDAKYHGERREIGKELFSPDINVSVNGIIQTVIDLRRAIDYLETRPDIDIERIGYVGGSMGGILGAIFIGVEPRVKAAALIVAGGNVSLMIRESKHYTMPKIREYIQRENVSYEELQRMLDPIDPINFIGYFSPRPIVFHLGKYDEDVPAESGRQLYERAGEPKQVYWYDTGHNVPLDLVLARILDFMDRNLLGKTFTYHEILYWTVRLGPLISILAGMAIIGIYAFRKRLRKHQ; this is translated from the coding sequence ATGATTAAAAGAATCTATTTATTATTTTTTTGTCTTAGCGTAATCTCATTCCTCATGGTTAGCGGCGTCTCAACAGATAGTAAAGATTTCCGCAAGTATTATGAGTATGATAAGTCACTGCCATTAAATGTTCATGAAGAGGTTATTGAAGACAAGGGCAATTATAAGCTTATAAAAGTCTACTTTGACTCAGTCAATAATGAAAGGGTTCCGGGGCTTCTAATGCTTCCCAAAAGAGATGAAAAGATACCTTGCGTTATTTTCCTTCATGGTTATGGTGGTTCAAAAGATGATATACGCGGAGTGGCTGATTTAGTTGCAAGAGAGGGTTATGGGCTCATGGCTATAGATGCCAAGTATCATGGTGAGAGAAGAGAAATCGGCAAAGAATTATTCTCTCCAGACATTAATGTTTCAGTTAACGGCATTATCCAAACAGTAATAGATCTCAGGAGAGCTATTGATTATTTAGAAACAAGACCTGATATTGATATTGAACGAATAGGCTATGTTGGTGGAAGCATGGGTGGAATCCTAGGTGCAATATTTATTGGCGTCGAGCCAAGAGTAAAAGCAGCGGCCCTTATAGTTGCTGGTGGAAATGTAAGCTTAATGATAAGGGAGAGTAAACATTACACAATGCCAAAAATAAGAGAGTATATACAGAGGGAAAACGTAAGCTACGAGGAACTGCAAAGGATGCTTGATCCTATTGATCCAATAAATTTCATAGGATACTTTTCGCCTAGACCTATTGTTTTCCATCTAGGGAAATATGATGAGGATGTTCCAGCTGAATCAGGGAGACAACTTTATGAGAGAGCGGGTGAACCTAAGCAAGTATATTGGTATGATACTGGGCATAATGTACCCCTAGATCTCGTTTTAGCCCGCATCCTTGACTTTATGGATCGGAATTTACTTGGTAAAACATTCACATACCATGAAATTCTCTATTGGACAGTTAGGTTGGGACCATTAATCAGCATATTAGCTGGCATGGCAATAATTGGCATTTATGCATTCAGAAAGAGGCTGAGAAAACATCAATAA
- a CDS encoding homoserine kinase, with amino-acid sequence MNPSLVEAIAPATSANLGAGFDVFGVALDALSDRVIVEKTSHEGVIEIEIEGEGSETIPREPKRNTAGIVANELLKYSGERCGLKIRIIKGIRPGSGLGSSAASAAATAVAVNELLGLGLNPIQLISFAALGEIASAGSPHADNVSAATLGDFIVITSREPLEVLKLKLPKNVEFAIVLPEIRVDTSLARSVLPKKVDLSSMVHNIGRAATFIAGIALNNVEIMGKGMTDIIIEPARAHLIPGLSHVKERAIKSGAAGVTISGAGPSIIALVDSRRMSAEKVALAMKSAFEEVGIRSCPICAKPGAGARIIRKE; translated from the coding sequence ATGAATCCCTCATTAGTTGAGGCTATTGCCCCAGCTACATCAGCCAATCTGGGGGCTGGCTTCGATGTTTTTGGTGTAGCCTTAGATGCCCTCTCCGATAGAGTTATTGTTGAAAAAACCTCTCATGAAGGGGTTATTGAAATAGAGATTGAAGGTGAAGGATCTGAAACAATACCGAGGGAGCCTAAAAGAAATACTGCTGGAATAGTTGCAAATGAACTCCTAAAATATTCTGGTGAAAGATGCGGGCTAAAAATTAGAATTATTAAAGGCATAAGACCTGGAAGCGGGCTGGGAAGTAGCGCGGCGAGCGCTGCTGCAACAGCTGTAGCGGTAAATGAACTTTTGGGCTTAGGTTTAAACCCAATTCAGCTGATAAGTTTTGCCGCTCTAGGGGAGATAGCCTCAGCTGGTTCTCCTCACGCTGATAATGTTTCAGCGGCAACTCTAGGAGACTTTATAGTAATAACTTCTAGGGAGCCCCTAGAGGTTTTAAAATTAAAGTTGCCTAAGAATGTGGAATTCGCAATAGTCCTCCCAGAAATAAGGGTTGACACAAGCTTAGCTAGATCAGTTCTCCCTAAAAAAGTGGATTTATCAAGCATGGTCCATAATATTGGTCGAGCCGCAACATTCATAGCTGGTATAGCCCTAAATAATGTTGAAATAATGGGGAAGGGTATGACCGACATAATAATTGAGCCAGCCAGAGCACATTTAATCCCTGGATTAAGCCATGTTAAGGAAAGAGCCATAAAATCTGGAGCTGCGGGAGTAACTATAAGCGGAGCTGGTCCATCAATAATAGCCCTAGTGGATTCCAGGAGAATGAGTGCGGAGAAGGTTGCGTTAGCAATGAAGAGTGCTTTTGAAGAGGTTGGTATAAGAAGCTGTCCAATATGCGCTAAGCCCGGGGCTGGGGCTAGAATAATTAGGAAGGAGTAG
- a CDS encoding MGMT family protein yields the protein MDENEVPRHLIGKTDFERAVLVAVFNIPKGKVSTYKRIAEIVGRPRAFRAVGNALHKNPLAPIIPCHRVVRSDGRIAGETMEEIEMRRRMLLEEGIPLEGYKVKLSEEILY from the coding sequence ATGGATGAAAATGAGGTTCCTAGGCATTTAATTGGGAAGACGGATTTTGAGAGGGCTGTCTTAGTTGCTGTCTTTAATATACCTAAGGGAAAAGTTAGTACATACAAGCGTATAGCTGAGATTGTTGGGAGACCACGCGCTTTTAGGGCTGTTGGGAATGCTCTACATAAAAATCCTCTTGCACCTATCATCCCATGCCATAGGGTTGTTAGGTCCGATGGTAGAATAGCTGGTGAAACAATGGAGGAGATTGAAATGCGGAGAAGAATGCTCTTAGAGGAAGGTATACCATTAGAGGGTTATAAAGTTAAGTTGAGTGAGGAAATACTTTATTAG
- the proC gene encoding pyrroline-5-carboxylate reductase, which produces MCNLHEYNSFLYFNCNLFFLGSVPLKMIVAVIGGGVIGEAVARALTLNGYNVVVSEKRIERVKELEGMGLKATTDNRAVAKQADIVIICVKPKNVKSVLEEIKEEIRGKILISLAAAVTIGFIKKLAPEVKVVRAMPNLAIAVGESFTAYSAEPGLRSEEMEEVIKLLRVFGVVEEIDESYMDAITALSGCAPAYMALIAEAMIYAGLGVGLERNLAMKIAAQAMIGTGKLILEGRRTPSQILDMVTTPGGVTIEGLFELEKSLIRYAFMSAVKAAREKSHIITSALSEGC; this is translated from the coding sequence ATTTGCAATCTACATGAATACAATAGTTTCTTATATTTTAACTGTAATCTTTTCTTTTTAGGGAGTGTGCCCCTTAAAATGATTGTTGCCGTTATAGGCGGAGGCGTTATAGGCGAGGCTGTTGCAAGGGCTCTAACATTAAATGGATATAATGTTGTGGTTTCTGAGAAAAGGATTGAGCGTGTTAAAGAGCTTGAGGGCATGGGATTAAAGGCTACGACGGATAATAGGGCAGTTGCTAAACAGGCTGACATAGTTATAATATGTGTTAAACCAAAAAATGTTAAATCGGTATTGGAAGAGATTAAGGAGGAAATCAGGGGAAAAATTCTGATTTCTTTAGCGGCGGCCGTAACAATAGGTTTCATTAAGAAATTGGCTCCGGAAGTAAAAGTTGTTAGGGCTATGCCGAATCTTGCAATAGCTGTTGGGGAGTCTTTTACGGCATATTCGGCTGAACCAGGGCTAAGGTCTGAAGAGATGGAGGAGGTAATTAAATTGTTAAGGGTTTTTGGTGTAGTTGAGGAGATCGATGAATCTTACATGGATGCTATAACAGCCTTAAGTGGATGTGCACCAGCATATATGGCGCTCATAGCTGAAGCAATGATATATGCTGGATTAGGAGTTGGTTTAGAAAGGAATCTGGCAATGAAAATAGCAGCTCAAGCAATGATTGGGACAGGAAAGCTAATACTTGAAGGACGGAGGACACCGTCCCAAATACTCGATATGGTTACAACGCCCGGCGGGGTTACAATAGAGGGCCTTTTTGAACTCGAGAAGTCTCTAATTAGATATGCTTTTATGAGCGCTGTTAAAGCTGCTAGAGAGAAGTCTCACATAATAACGTCGGCTTTGTCGGAAGGTTGCTAG
- the trpA gene encoding tryptophan synthase subunit alpha codes for MRLIEAKFKSLKQRGEGALIGYITCGDPTPNHTIAIAEALIEGGIDMLELGIPFSDHIADGPVIQRAVSRALRAGTKPIMVLEMARRISAMHPDLPIIILTYYNVIFRMELENFFSLARESNVSGVVVPDMTMEESLEYRAIASKYDVDTIFLAAPSTSNERLKKIIECSSGFLYLVSVFGVTGVRERLRGESINFIRRVSMISNGRIPIAVGFGISKPSHVKTVIANGADGAIVGSRIIRIIEENINDEERMLLELKSFVRKMKKSTIKI; via the coding sequence ATGAGACTTATAGAGGCGAAGTTTAAGAGTCTGAAGCAACGAGGAGAAGGAGCATTAATAGGATACATTACATGCGGTGACCCAACACCAAATCATACAATAGCAATAGCCGAAGCGCTAATTGAAGGTGGAATAGATATGCTTGAGCTTGGCATACCATTCTCAGACCATATAGCCGATGGACCAGTTATCCAACGTGCAGTCTCAAGGGCGTTGAGGGCTGGTACAAAACCTATTATGGTTCTGGAGATGGCGAGGAGAATATCTGCAATGCATCCAGACCTGCCAATAATTATACTAACATATTACAATGTGATTTTTAGGATGGAATTAGAGAACTTCTTCAGCCTCGCTAGGGAGAGTAATGTTAGCGGAGTAGTCGTTCCAGACATGACTATGGAGGAGTCGTTGGAATACAGGGCTATAGCTAGCAAATATGATGTTGACACAATCTTTCTTGCAGCGCCATCAACATCCAATGAACGCCTCAAGAAAATTATTGAGTGCTCATCCGGCTTCCTCTACCTAGTTTCAGTATTTGGCGTAACTGGTGTCAGGGAGAGACTTAGAGGGGAAAGTATTAACTTCATAAGGAGAGTGTCAATGATATCTAATGGGAGAATCCCCATTGCTGTTGGATTCGGAATATCTAAGCCATCACATGTTAAAACGGTTATTGCCAATGGAGCCGATGGTGCAATAGTTGGGAGCAGAATTATCAGAATAATAGAGGAAAACATCAATGATGAAGAGAGAATGCTGCTGGAACTGAAGAGTTTTGTCAGGAAGATGAAGAAATCAACTATAAAAATATGA
- the trpB gene encoding tryptophan synthase subunit beta — protein MDGRYGRFGGRFVPETLMSALIELEEAYLEAKMDERFQKQLKYYLSEFAGRPTPLYYAKNLTRKLSGAKIYLKREDLAHGGAHKINNTVGQALLAKRMGKRRVIVETGAGQHGVATAMACAALGLRAEIYMGSEDMKRQRLNVFRMELLGAKVHPVESGSKTLKDAINEALRDWVANVQTTYYLIGSVVGPHPYPMIVRDFQSVIGYEIKEQILEKEGRLPDILIACVGGGSNAMGTFYPFLDDLNVELYGVEAAGEGIETGRHAASLFAGSEGVFHGMRTYILQDEDGQIMTTHSISAGLDYPGVGPEHSFLKEVGRTKYVAVTDREAVEAFLELSKSEGIIPALEPSHALAYAMKIAPNLSRDDIIVVTLSGRGDKDVEVVAKYLGVMI, from the coding sequence ATAGATGGAAGATATGGTAGGTTTGGGGGTAGATTTGTTCCGGAAACGCTTATGTCGGCGCTCATAGAGCTTGAAGAGGCATATTTAGAGGCTAAGATGGATGAGAGATTCCAAAAGCAACTAAAATATTATCTCTCAGAGTTTGCTGGAAGACCGACACCACTCTACTACGCGAAGAACCTTACAAGGAAACTGAGTGGGGCAAAAATCTATTTGAAGCGTGAGGACCTAGCTCATGGTGGAGCCCATAAGATAAATAATACTGTTGGGCAGGCACTTCTAGCCAAGAGAATGGGTAAGAGGAGGGTTATAGTTGAGACTGGTGCTGGGCAACATGGTGTTGCGACAGCTATGGCCTGCGCGGCATTGGGCTTAAGGGCTGAAATATATATGGGCTCGGAGGATATGAAGCGGCAGAGATTAAATGTCTTTAGGATGGAGCTCCTTGGGGCCAAAGTTCATCCAGTTGAATCTGGCTCAAAAACTCTTAAGGACGCCATTAATGAAGCCCTTAGGGATTGGGTTGCAAATGTTCAGACAACATATTATTTGATAGGCTCTGTTGTTGGTCCACATCCATACCCGATGATTGTTCGTGATTTCCAAAGCGTCATAGGATATGAAATAAAAGAGCAAATTTTAGAGAAGGAGGGTAGATTGCCAGATATTTTAATTGCATGTGTTGGTGGTGGAAGCAATGCCATGGGAACCTTCTATCCATTCCTAGATGACTTAAATGTTGAATTGTATGGTGTTGAAGCGGCTGGTGAGGGGATAGAGACTGGAAGGCACGCTGCCTCTTTATTCGCTGGCTCAGAGGGAGTATTCCATGGGATGAGGACATATATCCTGCAAGATGAGGACGGGCAGATAATGACAACACATAGCATATCAGCTGGCTTAGATTATCCTGGAGTTGGTCCGGAACATTCGTTTTTAAAGGAGGTTGGGCGCACCAAATACGTTGCTGTAACCGATAGGGAGGCTGTAGAAGCCTTTCTTGAACTATCTAAGAGCGAGGGCATAATACCGGCCCTGGAGCCCTCACATGCACTAGCTTACGCAATGAAGATTGCGCCAAACCTCAGTAGAGATGACATAATAGTTGTAACATTGTCTGGGAGAGGGGACAAGGATGTTGAGGTTGTCGCAAAATATCTGGGTGTCATGATATGA
- a CDS encoding phosphoribosylanthranilate isomerase — protein sequence MRRVRVKICGITRLEDVYVCVRAGADALGFIVDVPSSPRNISLDRAKQLMGATPLFITRTVVTVFKSAEQILNIHSKLKPDAMQLHGNLPSEEVLREFSKRTRVIGAINITQNMSIEEIVHLIKPFDAILVDSHIPGVYGGTGVTHDLGISRRIRDLIYPKPLILAGGLRPDNVRSAILTVEPFAVDVSSGVEVQPGVKDENKVISFIEEVRRVEECLS from the coding sequence ATGAGAAGAGTTAGAGTTAAAATATGTGGGATAACTAGACTAGAAGACGTATATGTATGTGTTAGGGCTGGGGCTGACGCGTTAGGCTTTATTGTTGATGTTCCATCATCACCGAGGAATATATCTCTCGATAGAGCAAAACAACTAATGGGAGCGACCCCGCTATTTATAACTAGAACTGTGGTAACCGTCTTTAAGAGCGCCGAGCAAATCCTTAATATTCACAGCAAGTTGAAGCCGGATGCCATGCAGTTACATGGTAATCTACCCTCAGAAGAAGTTCTCCGAGAGTTCTCTAAGCGAACTCGGGTTATAGGCGCAATAAATATTACCCAAAACATGTCTATTGAGGAGATAGTACATCTCATAAAGCCCTTTGACGCTATTCTAGTTGACTCGCATATTCCGGGAGTATACGGTGGTACTGGAGTTACACATGATTTGGGTATAAGTAGGCGAATTCGGGACCTAATATATCCTAAGCCCCTAATCCTCGCTGGAGGATTAAGACCGGATAATGTGAGAAGCGCAATTCTCACGGTTGAACCCTTTGCGGTTGATGTTTCAAGCGGCGTTGAGGTTCAGCCTGGAGTTAAAGATGAGAATAAGGTAATCTCTTTTATTGAGGAAGTTAGGAGGGTTGAGGAATGCCTAAGCTGA
- a CDS encoding indole-3-glycerol-phosphate synthase produces the protein MRSLRGNMGDFLDLLVAAARENIEGKYYQYHNILGEHTQFIERRSLRDSIIKCKKAAIISEIKFASPSSGILRADRNVGIIARDMIEAGAVGLSVLTEPKYFSGSLEDLLQTRLSVDAPLLMKDIILSKFQIDAAYRFGADAILLIAALFERGYCDMGIHEMIDYSHSMGLEVLLEVHTIEEFKLALSTEADMIGINNWDLKTLKVDINTTKNILERFRRSDIGDRPIVSESGIKSPEDIRFLRKYGADAFLIGSSIMAAKNIRDFVASLVNAYEKS, from the coding sequence TTGAGGAGCTTGAGAGGAAATATGGGTGACTTTCTAGATTTGTTAGTTGCCGCGGCAAGAGAGAATATAGAGGGAAAGTATTATCAATATCATAATATTTTAGGTGAACATACTCAGTTTATTGAAAGGAGAAGTCTGAGAGACTCCATAATTAAGTGTAAGAAAGCTGCCATCATATCTGAAATTAAGTTTGCCTCACCCTCCTCTGGCATTTTAAGGGCTGATAGAAATGTAGGGATTATCGCCAGAGATATGATTGAGGCTGGCGCCGTTGGATTATCCGTCTTAACGGAGCCCAAATATTTCTCCGGTTCCCTAGAGGATCTACTTCAAACCCGCCTCTCAGTTGATGCTCCACTATTGATGAAGGATATTATTTTGAGCAAGTTTCAGATCGATGCTGCTTATAGATTTGGCGCTGATGCCATACTCTTAATAGCGGCTCTTTTTGAGCGCGGATACTGCGACATGGGCATTCATGAGATGATAGATTACTCTCACAGCATGGGACTTGAGGTCTTGTTGGAGGTTCACACAATTGAGGAGTTTAAATTAGCCCTATCGACTGAAGCCGACATGATTGGAATAAATAACTGGGATTTAAAGACTCTTAAAGTTGACATTAACACGACCAAAAATATCCTGGAGAGATTTAGAAGAAGCGATATTGGCGATAGACCTATTGTCAGCGAGAGCGGTATAAAATCTCCGGAGGATATACGCTTCTTAAGGAAGTATGGCGCAGATGCCTTTCTAATTGGTTCATCTATAATGGCTGCAAAGAATATTAGGGATTTTGTTGCTTCTCTGGTGAACGCCTATGAGAAGAGTTAG
- the trpD gene encoding anthranilate phosphoribosyltransferase, whose amino-acid sequence MIVECIKKVVEGQNLTYQEAYEAMREIMSGMATPAQIAALLTALRMKGETVEEISAFATVMRMREFCSAIRPNVKGRIIDTCGTGGDRIKTFNISTLTALIVAGAGVPVAKHGNRSVTSMVGSADLLEKFGLNLNVESDVVKKAIEEIGIGFIFAPKFHPAMKHAIGPRREIAIRTVFNLLGPLTNPAGVKAQLLGVFDETWLKPITLVLGRLGCEEAMVVHGLDGLDEISILGKTSVAWLKDDEVRLFELAPSDFDMKTAKPSDLIVRSPEECVELSFKILYCDPKIGDPKLNMVLMNSSAALIIGGKADNFKYGVELALESIASGSAYRKLRELIKIYGGDLSKLEELERKYG is encoded by the coding sequence ATGATAGTTGAGTGCATAAAGAAGGTTGTTGAAGGCCAAAATTTAACCTATCAAGAGGCATATGAAGCGATGAGAGAAATAATGAGTGGCATGGCGACCCCAGCGCAGATAGCCGCCCTATTAACTGCCCTAAGAATGAAGGGTGAGACTGTTGAGGAAATATCCGCCTTTGCAACCGTTATGAGAATGAGAGAATTCTGCAGTGCAATTAGACCAAACGTTAAGGGGAGAATTATCGACACATGCGGAACCGGAGGAGACAGAATAAAGACATTTAATATTAGCACGTTAACAGCTCTTATTGTTGCTGGCGCGGGTGTTCCGGTCGCCAAGCATGGAAATCGCTCAGTAACAAGCATGGTTGGAAGCGCGGATCTTCTTGAGAAGTTTGGATTAAATCTCAATGTGGAGTCAGATGTTGTTAAGAAAGCAATTGAGGAAATAGGGATAGGCTTTATATTTGCACCTAAGTTTCATCCAGCGATGAAACACGCTATCGGTCCACGTAGGGAAATAGCCATAAGAACGGTCTTTAATCTTCTTGGTCCATTAACTAATCCAGCTGGCGTTAAGGCCCAGCTTCTCGGAGTTTTTGATGAGACTTGGCTTAAGCCTATAACGCTCGTACTTGGGAGACTTGGTTGTGAGGAGGCTATGGTGGTTCATGGGCTCGATGGGCTTGATGAAATCTCAATCCTCGGCAAGACATCTGTGGCTTGGCTTAAAGATGATGAAGTTAGGCTCTTTGAGTTGGCTCCTAGCGACTTTGATATGAAAACCGCTAAGCCATCAGATTTAATTGTGCGGAGCCCTGAGGAATGTGTTGAGTTATCTTTTAAGATATTGTATTGTGACCCAAAGATTGGTGACCCAAAACTTAATATGGTTCTCATGAACTCTTCGGCGGCGCTGATTATTGGGGGAAAGGCTGATAATTTCAAGTATGGTGTTGAGCTTGCATTAGAGTCTATTGCAAGCGGCTCAGCCTACAGGAAACTTAGAGAGCTAATTAAGATTTATGGTGGAGACCTATCAAAACTTGAGGAGCTTGAGAGGAAATATGGGTGA
- a CDS encoding aminodeoxychorismate/anthranilate synthase component II translates to MRVLIIDNYDSFVYNLVQYVGELGGEPVVYRNDEITLKRAAEINPERIIISPGPGNPADRRYFGVCSDILLTLSVRVPTLGVCLGHQGIIHVFGGRIIRAKKIMHGKTSLILHDGKGIFKDVRNPFRATRYHSLVGDKNSLPPCLKVTAKSLDDGEIMGVRHRLYPIEGVQFHPESILTLEGKRIIKNFLDRGVQDDS, encoded by the coding sequence ATGAGGGTTCTCATAATAGACAATTATGACTCGTTTGTATATAATCTCGTCCAGTATGTCGGTGAGCTTGGCGGTGAACCAGTAGTCTACAGGAATGATGAGATAACTTTGAAGAGAGCTGCGGAGATTAATCCTGAAAGGATAATTATTTCGCCCGGTCCAGGGAATCCAGCTGATAGGAGATATTTTGGCGTATGCTCCGACATATTGTTAACTTTGAGCGTGAGAGTGCCGACTTTAGGTGTCTGCCTAGGACATCAAGGGATAATACATGTTTTTGGCGGCAGAATAATTCGGGCTAAAAAGATTATGCATGGTAAAACCAGCCTAATCTTACATGATGGTAAGGGAATTTTTAAGGATGTTAGGAACCCCTTTAGGGCCACAAGATATCATTCGCTTGTTGGCGACAAGAATTCCTTACCGCCGTGCCTCAAGGTTACAGCTAAATCCCTAGATGATGGTGAAATTATGGGTGTTCGACATAGGCTTTACCCTATAGAGGGTGTGCAGTTTCATCCTGAATCAATTCTAACTCTCGAGGGTAAGAGAATAATTAAGAATTTTCTCGATAGGGGTGTTCAAGATGATAGTTGA